TCTACGTTAACAGTGTCAATCATAGTTACGATGCCGAGACCTTTCTGCGGGCCATGCCTGCCGAACGCATCGCATACGCGCACATCGCTGGCCATTATATGGAAGCAGAGGATTTTCTGGTCGATACCCACGGCGCGCCGGTGATCGATCCGGTCTGGACTTTGTTGGGCAAGGCTTACGAGCTGTTCGGCGTGTTCCCTACCCTGCTGGAGCGGGATTTCAACATTCCCTCCTTGCTTGAGTTAAGCAAGGAAGTCGATACCATTCAAGCCATTCAGCAGCATTATGCGGCTGGCGGGCAAAAACAGGTAGCCTAATGGCTGCCGATTTTCAGGCTACCCAAGGCCAGTTTGCCGCGTATATTCGCGATCCGCAAAACAATCCGCCGCCGGCGGATGTCGAGCCGCGGCGTATGGCCATGTATCGGGAATTGTTTTTCAACAATATCGACAGTTTTATTGCCAGTAATTTTCCGGTATTGCGAGCCATCCTGAATGATGCGCAATGGCAGGAAATCACTCAGGATTTTTTTACCCGGCATCGCTGCGATACCCCCTATTTCTCGGAAATTGCCGAAGAGTTTTTAGCGTATTTACAAAACGAACGAAATAATCCGGACGATTATCCGTTTCTGTTGGAATTGGCACATTACGAATGGGTGGAAATGGCTTTGTCGATTGCCAAGGACACACCAATATTGGGTGACAGCGATTTTCTGGATAAGTTGTTGCCGCGCAGCATCGCGTTATCGCCCTTGGCCTGGCCGTTGCTTTACCGTTATCCGGTACAGGCAATAGGCCCCGGCTTTTTGCCGCTAGAGCCGCCGGAGCAAACCACTTGCTTGATCGTTTACCGCGACAATCTCGACTGCGTGCATTTTCTGAAAACCACCGGTTTGACCATACGCTTGCTGCAAATTTTGCAGGATGAAGGGCCGATGACCGGCGAACAGTGCTTGCAAGCGGTTGCCACGGAATTCCCGCAACTGGATAGCCAAGCCTTAATGGCCGCCGGCCCGCCGATGCTGCGGGAGCTGGCTGAGAAAGGGATTCTTATTCCGGCTGTTGCCGCTTAAAGCTATGCACCCAGACTAGTCCGTCCTCGTTCCACTCCATGCCGCTGTGCATTTTCAATATTAAATCCTTATACATTGCCAGATTCGGATAACCCTCCGCCCGGGCGTCCGCGTCACTCATGTCGCCTATTCTTTGGCGTTCCACGCTAGTTACTTCAAATACAACCTCTTCCAGTACAAAAGTTTCGCCGGGATAGGCATATAAACCGTCGCGGCGTTGCTGGGTTTTATCGCCGGCCAGCGTTGCCGCCACTAATTTGGGGTGTCGAACCAAACGGTCGATGCTGCAAGATTTTTCGGGATATTCAGTCATGAAAGCGGATGTCCTTGTAGTACGGAATAAAACAGCTTGGCACTTTAAAAGCCTTAAACACGCATTGCAAGCGACTTCCGTTAGCAGTTTCGCAAATTAATCATCAGTTGTGGGACTAACCCTACAATTTGTCGGTAGCTTTCTAGATAAACCGAATTTTCCTGCCTATACTTTTTTCCACATTGAATTTCCAGGCCACTGAACC
The window above is part of the Methylomonas sp. ZR1 genome. Proteins encoded here:
- a CDS encoding DUF2063 domain-containing protein, which codes for MAADFQATQGQFAAYIRDPQNNPPPADVEPRRMAMYRELFFNNIDSFIASNFPVLRAILNDAQWQEITQDFFTRHRCDTPYFSEIAEEFLAYLQNERNNPDDYPFLLELAHYEWVEMALSIAKDTPILGDSDFLDKLLPRSIALSPLAWPLLYRYPVQAIGPGFLPLEPPEQTTCLIVYRDNLDCVHFLKTTGLTIRLLQILQDEGPMTGEQCLQAVATEFPQLDSQALMAAGPPMLRELAEKGILIPAVAA
- a CDS encoding ASCH domain-containing protein, with product MTEYPEKSCSIDRLVRHPKLVAATLAGDKTQQRRDGLYAYPGETFVLEEVVFEVTSVERQRIGDMSDADARAEGYPNLAMYKDLILKMHSGMEWNEDGLVWVHSFKRQQPE